A genome region from Lutra lutra chromosome 11, mLutLut1.2, whole genome shotgun sequence includes the following:
- the LOC125080407 gene encoding 60S ribosomal protein L23a, whose amino-acid sequence MAPKAKKEAPAPPKAEAKAKALKAKKAVLKGVHSHKKKKIRTSPTFRRPKTLRLRRQPKYPRKSAPRRNKLDHYAIIKFPLTTESAMKKIEDNNTLVFIVDVKANKHQIKQAVKKLYDIDVAKVNTLIRPDGEKKAYVRLAPDYDALDVANKIGII is encoded by the coding sequence ATGGCGCCGAAAGCTAAGAAggaagcccctgcccctcccaaagccgaagccaaagcaaaggctttgaaggccaagaaagcgGTGCTGAAAGGCGtccacagtcacaaaaaaaagaagatccgCACATCACCTACGTTCCGACGACCCAAGACTCTGCGTCTCCGAAGGCAGCCCAAATACCCTCGAAAGAGCGCccccaggagaaacaagcttgatcactatgccatcatcaagttccccctgactactgagtcagccatgaagaaaatagaagacaacaacacacttgtgttcattgtggatgtcaaggccaacaagcaccagatcaaacaggctgtgaagaagctctatgacattgatgtagccaaggtcaacaccttaatcaggcctgatggagagaagaaggcatacGTTCGGCTGGCCCCTGACTATgatgctttggatgttgccaacaaaattgggatcatctaa